Within the Gloeobacter kilaueensis JS1 genome, the region GCGGCAGCAGAGGCTCAAGCACCTCCACCGGAAAGCGATCGACCACCAGCCGGGCTGCCTGCTCACCCGCAAGCGACAGCCGACCGCTGAGGCGGGCGGTGCGGTTGGCGTAGCGGATCTGGGCGGCATCCAGGTTCAATATCCCATCGCGGTAGTTGCCCTGGGCCTGGAGCGCATCGAGTCGCCACTGTTCCCACTGCCAGCTTGTGCCAGAAAAGTCGAAGCCCACCTCGGGCGCAGCGAGACGACCGCCCAGGTGCGCCTTGAGTGCAAAATCGCCCTCCAGCGACCGCAGGTTGTCGGGGATCAGGCGCTCGGCGGTGTCGTTGAGGCGGGCCAGGGCCACCTGAGATGCCTGCTGGTAGACCGTGAGCAACTGCTGCAGCGGCAGCAGCTCACCGCCGGTATTGAGCGGGCCGAGGCGACTGGCGCAGCAGACCGTGCCGCGCTGCTGGGCAAACAGGGCACTGAGCGACTGCAGGCCCAAAAGTCGCACCAGCTGCTCAAGCCGACCGTCCTCGACGCCAAGATCGAGGGCAAGGGGAACGCCGGCAGCGAGCCCGATCTGGCCAGAGAGGGTGTAGCGGCCATCTTCGATGGCGATGAGCGTCGGTGCCATCTCAAGGCGATCGCCGCTGAGGCGGGCGGCCAGGTGGGTAGGCCCGAGGGCAAATTCGTTGACTCTGCCCGCGTCGAGATCGACCTGCAGACTCCCATTCAGACCTCGGGCGGTGCGCTTAAGGTCGATATCGGCGTCGAGGCGACCGGCCAGAGCCCGAATCGGGCCAATCGGTGCGCTCAGGAGCTGGGACAGCTCAAGATCTTGGACGTGGGCGCTCAACTGCGTGAGCCCCTGGCGAAAGTCGTAGAAGCCCCGGCTTGCATCGATGCGGGTGCGGTTGCTCGCGATTTTAAGCGAGAGCAGTTGCACGCCCTGGGGCAGGAGAGTGGCCCCGCCACTCCACAGCTGATCCTCGCCCCGCAACTGCGCCCGGATCGCTCCGCCCTGCCAGCTGAGGGGTCCTGTCAGGCGCGGAGCCCGGTAGCGGCCCAGCTTAGCCCCCCGAATCTCTAAAGCCAGCCGCAGATCAGGATTTTGGAGATTGCCACGAAACGTCCCGCTGCCGGAAAGCTCGCCCTGCAGGCGCACCGGCACCGGCACCGCCGCCAGATCAAAGCGATCGACAGCAAGGCGCAGGTCGGCCTGGCGCAGCAGCGGCGCTGCCGGTTCGGCCAGGTTGAGAGCCAGGGTACCGGTCGCAGCGATGCCGCCCAGGCGCAGAACTTTTAGTTGCAGGCGCTCATCGCTCAACTGAAAGCGCGTCGCCAGAGCCGGCAGGCGGTGGCCGTCGAGCCTCGGCTCGGCTGCCTGCAGACTGCCGTTGCCGGCGAGGGCCGCGAGGGTGTTCAAGCTGCCCGCCAGGGCAAGTTGTCCGCGCGCGGTGCCCCCCAGGCGCGCACTCACAAGCGCCAGGGGCATCGCCCTTAGATCGAGATTGAGATCGAAGGGCCGTAAGCCCGCCAGGGCGGCCCCGCCCGTCGCCACCACTTCGGCACCATCCCCCAGGCGAAGGCGGGTGGGGCCGATGGTGAGGTTGCTGTTGTCGAGGATCGCGGTGCCGGTGCTCTCAAAGGTTTTGCCCAGCAGCAGGCCGCCGCTTTGCTTAAAGTCTGCCGTCACCCCCAGCCGGTTTGCCGCCCCCTGCACGGTCGCCTCAAAGTCGATGGCTCCGGCGCGCTCGACGAGGGGAAGGCGGCCATCGTAGCGGGCTACCAGCTCGTCTATCGCCAGGGCGTGGCCGGTGGCATGGACAGTCACAAACGCCTCCGTACCCGGCACGAAGCTCAAGTCGGTCTGCCCCTGCACCGAGCCGTGGGCCAGATCAAAGCGAAAGGGTCCGCGCAGGCGCAGCCCGGAAAGCTCGACGGTGCTCTCAAAGTGAGCAAGCTGCAGCCTGTCCACCCGGACGGGGGTCGTCGCCAGAACCTGGGCACGGGCGGTCAGATCCGCCGCATGGGCCAGGGGAATCGTCGCGGTGAGGGCAATTTTGGCCTCGCCCCGCACCGGCACCGACGGCACGGTAAAAGCCGGAACGCTGCGCTCCAGAGGACCAGCAAGTTGCAGGTCAAGCCGCAGATCTTCGGGCAGATCGAAGACGCCTCTGCCGCGCACCTGGGAACCGGCCAGCTCACCTGTCAGGCGCGAGAGCACCACCTGCGGCCAGGCCAGTTGGGCGCTGACATCGAGGCTTCTGAGGGCAGGCCGGAGCGGATGGAGCACCAGTTCGCCCCCCACCAGCCGCAACGGGCCGCTGCCACTGAAGTGGCCGTCGTGCAGCTGCAGTTGCACCGCCCCTTCGAGCACCCCCCGGCGGACCGCCAGATCGCCCAGGTTAAAAATCGATGCTGCCAGGGGAGCGGGAATGGCGACCAGCCGGGCGGTGATGACTGTATCGAGCGTGCGCAGGTCGCTGTGGCCGGTTGCCTGCACCTGGCCCTGGCCGAGGGGGGCCGTCAGCTCCAGCTGCGCACCGCGATCGTCGAAGTGGGCTTCAGCCGTCAGCCCCTGCACCGCGAGCGCTCTGCCGCCAAATACGCGATCGTCGTAATAAAAGGTGCCGTCGCGAACGACGAGCTGGCTGAGCAGCCTGCCCACCGTCCGGCTGTTCTGGCGCACCTCCTCCTGCCACCCAGGCAGATTGAAGCGCCCGTCGCTGTCGCGCCGCAATCTGAACACGGGCCGATCGAGACTCAGCCGGGCATCGAGTCCCTGACCCAGGACGAAGCGGGCCAGATCGAAGCCCACCACTGCCCGATCGGCCTGCAGCAGATCGGGCTTTTCG harbors:
- a CDS encoding translocation/assembly module TamB domain-containing protein, producing MKLQRWLFLGMAFVALFLGAGWLGTLWLAPAALAQAEVQLSRTLQTPVHLGRLQWLLPWQVVVGPVTIAGREKPDLLQADRAVVGFDLARFVLGQGLDARLSLDRPVFRLRRDSDGRFNLPGWQEEVRQNSRTVGRLLSQLVVRDGTFYYDDRVFGGRALAVQGLTAEAHFDDRGAQLELTAPLGQGQVQATGHSDLRTLDTVITARLVAIPAPLAASIFNLGDLAVRRGVLEGAVQLQLHDGHFSGSGPLRLVGGELVLHPLRPALRSLDVSAQLAWPQVVLSRLTGELAGSQVRGRGVFDLPEDLRLDLQLAGPLERSVPAFTVPSVPVRGEAKIALTATIPLAHAADLTARAQVLATTPVRVDRLQLAHFESTVELSGLRLRGPFRFDLAHGSVQGQTDLSFVPGTEAFVTVHATGHALAIDELVARYDGRLPLVERAGAIDFEATVQGAANRLGVTADFKQSGGLLLGKTFESTGTAILDNSNLTIGPTRLRLGDGAEVVATGGAALAGLRPFDLNLDLRAMPLALVSARLGGTARGQLALAGSLNTLAALAGNGSLQAAEPRLDGHRLPALATRFQLSDERLQLKVLRLGGIAATGTLALNLAEPAAPLLRQADLRLAVDRFDLAAVPVPVRLQGELSGSGTFRGNLQNPDLRLALEIRGAKLGRYRAPRLTGPLSWQGGAIRAQLRGEDQLWSGGATLLPQGVQLLSLKIASNRTRIDASRGFYDFRQGLTQLSAHVQDLELSQLLSAPIGPIRALAGRLDADIDLKRTARGLNGSLQVDLDAGRVNEFALGPTHLAARLSGDRLEMAPTLIAIEDGRYTLSGQIGLAAGVPLALDLGVEDGRLEQLVRLLGLQSLSALFAQQRGTVCCASRLGPLNTGGELLPLQQLLTVYQQASQVALARLNDTAERLIPDNLRSLEGDFALKAHLGGRLAAPEVGFDFSGTSWQWEQWRLDALQAQGNYRDGILNLDAAQIRYANRTARLSGRLSLAGEQAARLVVDRFPVEVLEPLLPQATAIAGNLSAEAQIAGNLRAPVVFAAVSLSNLTLNRRTIDPVRTNLTLVSGRIIAQTTAIGVASRGVQLAGSLPVPFLHPDNRQLDIDVTLPAENLPLLNLLSDQLVWQPARGDATITLRGTYDDVQIDGTAQISAAHVRIPRLQTTLAIDRFKARFDGREVLVEALAGNLGGAALAGQGAIALIPRDTLKTPLQLTIGGKINLPGLYRGAIEGELAVGRALLRPRIGGQLRVKEGELLLSLQDIQALSGASSNLRSAASRQGAGLASLPLSFDNLQLKVGPQFRINVTALSARLDGQLALDRSIRNLSIEGYLDVPQGALTIGTANFRLDGSRRNALYFDGDLDPAIDLRAEARVSEYRPTNALLLDSGELRNPSAPGDPASLGRIQTIDIVATVTGSASEPDIDLVSHPFRTETEVLALIGGGGGAGTLLTGLVPAVGSSLLNPVEQSLANALGLDELRIDLASQVATATPQNIALGVGIEAIKDLTPAVSVSVFKNLTDNIQPVLFGVRYRIDDQLVTRLSANENFDNVSFSIQFESRF